A genomic segment from Nicotiana sylvestris chromosome 1, ASM39365v2, whole genome shotgun sequence encodes:
- the LOC138878002 gene encoding uncharacterized protein, translating into MMLDLMNQAQSILTSLDKQSEKIKSEHRVCLNSSIDMIRYLLKEGNLFRGHNESVTSTRRGHFLDLLTWYADRKEDVKNVVLEKAPKNSTMTSPDIQKDIVNSCAKETVKAIIEDLNGDFFGILVDESKDVSHKEQMALVLCYVNKEGELIERFLSLVHVKGTTAHALQKEIYSLLLRHSLSSSLIRGQEYNGASNIQGNINGLKALILKDNPSAHCFTHQLQLTLVAVAKKHHDVNNVLIFLLMF; encoded by the coding sequence ATGATGCTAGATTTAATGAACCAAGCACAATCCATTCTAACTTCTTTGGACAAGCAATCTGAGAAAATTAAAAGTGAACATCGAGTTTGTTTGAATTCTTCAATTGATATGATAAGGTATCTTTTGAAAGAAGGAAATCTTTTTCGGGGCCATAATGAGAGTGTAACTTCTACTAGAAGAGGCCATTTTTTAGATCTCTTAACATGGTATGCAGATAGGAAGGAAGATGTGAAAAATGTGGTATTAGAAAAAGCTCCAAAAAATAGCACCATGACTTCTCCTGATATTCAGAAAGATATTGTGAATTCTTGTGCAAAAGAAACGGTGAAAGCAATTATTGAAGACTTGAATGGGGATTTTTTTGGGATATTAGTTGATGAGTCTAAGGATGTCTCTCATAAGGAACAAATGGCTCTTGTTCTGTGCTATGTCAATAAAGAGGGTGAACTTATTGAGCGATTCCTTAGTCTTGTTCATGTTAAAGGTACAACTGCGCATGCATTACAAAAAGAAATATATTCTTTGCTTTTACGACATTCATTGAGTTCATCTCTAATACGGGGACAAGAGTATAATGGAGCTAGTAACATACAAGGAAACATCAATGGTCTTAAAGCTTTAATTCTAAAAGATAATCCTTCGGCACATTGCTTTACTCATCAGTTGCAATTGACTCTTGTAGCTGTTGCAAAGAAACACCATGATGTAAATAATGTTTTGATATTCTTGCTAATGTTTTGA
- the LOC104247338 gene encoding uncharacterized protein has protein sequence MKLVDFTKRQLQTMRESKWNSLIEYVSSFCDKNGIVIPKMDEKGFCAAIDLQLSELNSRFSEVNTSPLLGMVSLSPDDSFANYDKNKIMKLATYYPNEFTASKLEDLSYELGNYIDYVREMDNAFSNLKELGDLSKALVKINIHKTWGLVYLLVKLSLILPVATATVERAFSSMKFIKNDLRSKIGDDFLNDCLVCFIEDEVFESVSNDAIIDRFQNMTTRRVQVK, from the exons ATGAAACTTGTTGATTTCACAAAGAGGCAATTGCAAACAATGAGAGAATCTAAATGGAATTCTTTGATAGAATATGTCTCTTCGTTTTGTGATAAGAATGGTATTGTAATCCCAAAAATGGATGAGAA AGGTTTTTGTGCTGCTATTGATTTGCAACTTTCGGAGCTTAACAGTCGTTTTAGTGAAGTGAATACTTCTCCGCTTCTCGGTATGGTTAGTTTGAGTCCCGATGATTCTTTTGCGAATTATGATAAAAACAAGATTATGAAACTTGCTACATATTATCCAAATGAGTTCACTGCTTCTAAGCTTGAAGATCTTAGTTATGAGCTTGGCAACTATATTGACTATGTGCGAGAAATGGACAATGCATTCTCTAACTTGAAAGAGCTTGGTGATCTGTCGAAGGCACTGGTTAAAATAAATATTCACAAGACATGGGGACTTGTTTATTTGCTTGTGAAGCTGAGTTTGATATTACCTGTGGCTACTGCAACGGTTGAAAGAGCTTTTTCTTCAATGAAGTTTATTAAAAATGATTTACGAAGCAAGATTGGTGATGACTTCTTGAATgattgtttagtttgttttatagaGGATGAAGTATTTGAAAGTGTATCTAATGATGCGATCATTGATCGTTTTCAAAACATGACAACTCGTCGAGTGCAAGTGAAATGA